The nucleotide window CACTTCGACACTTCGACAAGCTCAGTGCTCAGTGTCCGGCGGGGCTTCAGCGCTCAGGCACTAAATACACGAAATATATTTCCTTTCACACCAAGACCCCCTTCGACACACTCAGGGTAAACTCCGGCACAAAGGGGTTTTATAAATTCTGCTTTCTGCCTTATGTTTTTTGATTGGTGCCCAGCCAGAAGGGCAAAGTTGCCAGGCCCCAGAGCGAACCCAGGCCGTAGGAGACGTGCAGGGTGAGGAACACCGCGGGGAGCAACAGCAGGGAGCCGGGCGCAGGCCTAAAGTCGGAAAGTCCTAAAGTGGAAAGTCCGGGACTGGTTGCTTCGGGTTCAGAAGTATCTTCGCCCAGCTTTACACTTTCAACTTTCTCGACTTTATGAACTTCGTCCCGCGTTACACTTTCCGCTTTCTTGACTTTATGAACTTTGTACTGGCTTCTGCCCGCCTGTATGACAGCCAGCGCCATGGCGCCAAGGTAGGCCCCCAGCTCCAGCGCCAGCAGCCGCAGGAACAGCAGGTGCCAGCTCCAGGACTTTTGATCGAGGACGCCGGGTTGTTTTAAGCCAAAACCCTTCAGGCCATGGAGGGCGTTGGCCAGTTTGGTGCCGGCCCCGTGGCCCCAGAGGGCGGCGCCCAGGCCGGAAAGGCTGAGGGCGGTGAGAAGGATCAGGGAAGAGACGAAGATCAGGGGGATGAAGTGGCGGAGCCTTGGGGCTTTGGGATTGTCCGGCAGGAAACGGGTGATCTCGAAGCCGTCGGCCCAGCGCTGGCGCCAAAGGTCTGTGAACTTGGACCTGGGGTAATACCAGGCCTTGATCATGGGCGAAAGGTATATCTTGTAACCAGCTTCGATCAGCCGCCGGTTCAGGTCTATGTCCTCGGTGCGGGTGCGGCGTTCGTCATACAAGCCGACATTGTAAAGGGCCTCCTTTTTGTAGCACCCCATCCAAACCGTTTCCACCAAACCCTCGTAATTGGGATCGTGAAACCGCCCCCCGCCCAAACCGAAAGGGGAATCGTTGGCCAGCACGCTGGCCCGGGCCAGTGCAGTGTCATTGGCCGGCAAGGCCCTCATATGCCCGCCCACGGTAGCGGCCCCGGTGGCCTCCATTACCTGCACGCAGGAGCTGATATAGTCCGGCGAATACAGGGCATGGGCATCCATGCAGACTATGACATCTCCAACAGCCTTTTTGATGGCTATGTTGCGGGCGCTGGAAACCGCCTGTTTTGGGTT belongs to bacterium and includes:
- a CDS encoding glycosyltransferase family 2 protein translates to MQPFVSIILPVRNEEQYIINCLDSIAAQDYPHDLMELLIVDGLSDDDTLEQIAEFDSRYDEFPVTILPNPKQAVSSARNIAIKKAVGDVIVCMDAHALYSPDYISSCVQVMEATGAATVGGHMRALPANDTALARASVLANDSPFGLGGGRFHDPNYEGLVETVWMGCYKKEALYNVGLYDERRTRTEDIDLNRRLIEAGYKIYLSPMIKAWYYPRSKFTDLWRQRWADGFEITRFLPDNPKAPRLRHFIPLIFVSSLILLTALSLSGLGAALWGHGAGTKLANALHGLKGFGLKQPGVLDQKSWSWHLLFLRLLALELGAYLGAMALAVIQAGRSQYKVHKVKKAESVTRDEVHKVEKVESVKLGEDTSEPEATSPGLSTLGLSDFRPAPGSLLLLPAVFLTLHVSYGLGSLWGLATLPFWLGTNQKT